A region of Staphylococcus sp. IVB6181 DNA encodes the following proteins:
- a CDS encoding thioesterase family protein — MTRLFTYQTTVKDEWLDHNNHMNDAEYNRVFSNATDAYLGHVGLSESEIERRQYTVFTLENHETYQKEVNKGEDLTVAVQLIDHDAKRLHVFMTLYDQAEDICATYEVLLMGIDTNSGRPAPFPEDIAQNIEKEAELVDKEGLEQPKELGRQIGIRRK; from the coding sequence ATGACGCGTTTATTCACTTATCAAACAACAGTCAAAGACGAGTGGCTAGATCATAACAATCACATGAATGATGCGGAATACAACCGCGTATTCAGTAATGCGACAGATGCATACCTGGGACACGTTGGTTTAAGCGAATCAGAAATCGAACGCCGCCAATACACTGTATTCACTTTAGAAAATCATGAAACGTACCAAAAAGAAGTCAATAAAGGCGAAGACTTAACAGTAGCCGTACAACTTATTGACCATGATGCGAAACGTCTTCATGTCTTCATGACTTTATATGACCAAGCAGAAGATATCTGTGCCACATATGAAGTATTGTTGATGGGCATTGATACCAATTCAGGACGTCCTGCCCCATTCCCTGAAGACATCGCACAAAATATTGAAAAAGAAGCTGAACTTGTAGATAAAGAAGGATTAGAACAACCTAAAGAACTCGGTCGTCAAATTGGTATCAGACGTAAATAA
- a CDS encoding 3-hydroxyacyl-CoA dehydrogenase NAD-binding domain-containing protein — MKFAVVGTGVIGSGWITRMLAHGHEVIATDPGEGAQEAMMAQIKQNWPYAEEMGLAENASIDNLTFTPHLDEAVKDADLIQENVPEVEEIKASVLKEIDTYARPDAIIGSSTSGIMPTELQEGLKHPERLVVAHPFHPVYILPLVEIVPGKETSEDIVVKAEEMYEDIGMDVLHVRNEIEGHIADRLMEALWRESLHIVNEGIATTEEVDKAFTHAAGLRYAQYGPFMTFHLAGGNGGMRHMLKQFGPALKKPWTKLVAPELTTDLYNAVVEGCETSSQGYTMSELDQKRNEFLVRVKKLAEEYWPTETPGMKKRQPQSTEV; from the coding sequence ATGAAATTTGCAGTAGTTGGAACAGGTGTCATCGGCAGCGGCTGGATTACACGTATGTTAGCACACGGTCACGAAGTGATCGCAACTGATCCAGGCGAAGGCGCACAAGAAGCAATGATGGCACAAATCAAACAAAATTGGCCTTACGCAGAAGAAATGGGCCTAGCAGAAAATGCGTCTATTGATAATCTTACTTTCACACCGCATTTGGATGAAGCTGTGAAAGATGCAGACTTAATCCAAGAAAACGTGCCGGAAGTAGAAGAAATCAAAGCAAGCGTACTGAAAGAAATCGATACGTACGCACGCCCTGACGCAATTATCGGTTCAAGTACTTCAGGGATTATGCCGACTGAACTGCAAGAAGGCTTAAAACATCCAGAACGCCTTGTTGTAGCTCACCCATTCCACCCTGTATATATCTTGCCTTTAGTTGAAATTGTACCAGGCAAAGAAACTTCTGAAGACATTGTAGTCAAAGCAGAAGAAATGTACGAAGACATCGGTATGGATGTTCTTCATGTCCGTAATGAAATCGAAGGACATATTGCTGACCGTCTGATGGAAGCATTATGGCGCGAATCATTACACATTGTTAACGAAGGTATTGCGACAACTGAAGAAGTTGATAAAGCCTTCACACACGCAGCTGGTTTACGCTATGCACAATATGGTCCATTCATGACATTCCATTTAGCAGGCGGCAACGGCGGTATGCGTCATATGTTAAAACAATTCGGTCCAGCATTGAAAAAACCATGGACAAAATTAGTAGCACCAGAACTTACTACTGATTTATACAATGCAGTTGTAGAAGGCTGCGAAACAAGTTCACAAGGCTACACAATGTCAGAACTTGACCAAAAACGTAACGAATTCTTAGTAAGAGTGAAAAAACTTGCAGAAGAATATTGGCCTACTGAAACACCAGGTATGAAAAAACGCCAACCTCAATCTACGGAGGTCTAA
- a CDS encoding 3-keto-5-aminohexanoate cleavage protein yields the protein MKKVMITAAITGAGDTTEKNKNVPVTPQEIADSAIKCARAGATVAHIHARDPETGGVSHDVELYREAVRLIREADEDIVINITAGGGGDFIPNMQNPYQAGEGSDIQTPDERHEPVGELLPEICTLDCGSVNFGDMVYISPTDWLRRQAQLIKDAGVKPELECFDSGHIRFANQLVSEGLIEGEPMYQFCLGIPWGADNDAETIEYFKTRLPENAHWSAFGIGKMQLPTVEEAAKRGGNVRVGLEDNIYLSKGVKATNEELVEKAVEILKGIDMEPMTPQEAREKYNLKQPKGDQ from the coding sequence ATGAAAAAAGTTATGATTACAGCAGCAATTACAGGTGCTGGCGATACTACAGAAAAAAACAAAAACGTACCCGTAACGCCTCAAGAAATTGCGGATTCTGCAATTAAATGTGCACGTGCAGGTGCAACAGTTGCACATATTCACGCAAGAGATCCAGAAACAGGCGGCGTAAGTCACGACGTAGAATTATATAGAGAAGCTGTTCGTTTAATCCGCGAAGCAGATGAAGACATTGTTATTAATATTACTGCAGGCGGAGGCGGCGACTTCATCCCGAATATGCAAAACCCTTACCAAGCAGGCGAGGGTTCAGATATCCAAACTCCAGATGAACGTCATGAGCCGGTAGGCGAACTACTTCCAGAAATTTGTACACTAGATTGCGGCAGTGTCAACTTCGGAGATATGGTTTATATCAGCCCGACAGATTGGTTGCGCCGTCAAGCTCAATTAATCAAAGATGCAGGTGTTAAACCTGAATTAGAATGTTTCGATAGCGGACATATCCGTTTTGCGAACCAATTAGTTTCAGAAGGTTTAATCGAAGGCGAACCTATGTATCAATTCTGCCTAGGTATTCCATGGGGTGCAGATAATGATGCAGAAACAATCGAATACTTCAAAACACGTTTACCAGAAAATGCGCATTGGTCAGCATTCGGTATCGGTAAAATGCAGCTGCCTACAGTTGAAGAAGCAGCTAAACGCGGCGGCAACGTACGTGTCGGCTTAGAAGATAACATCTACTTATCAAAAGGTGTTAAAGCGACAAACGAAGAATTAGTGGAAAAAGCGGTTGAAATCTTAAAAGGTATCGATATGGAACCTATGACACCGCAAGAAGCACGTGAAAAATATAACTTAAAACAACCTAAAGGAGACCAGTAA
- a CDS encoding TetR/AcrR family transcriptional regulator gives MAKHQKRDMLLRAAADIVNERGVSALTLDAVAQRAEVSKGGLLYHFNNKQALIQGLVDHANELYRENVRSYVDGDQQGKWLQAFIEATRKHRKENKAVTSAILAAQGNDRNLLAPLQATYQEWQDHIQADGLDPVDATIYRLAVDGLWLSDIFGLTSIDDEMREAVLDRLKALSSK, from the coding sequence ATGGCGAAGCATCAAAAACGAGATATGTTATTACGTGCAGCAGCCGATATAGTTAATGAACGAGGTGTGAGTGCCTTAACGTTAGATGCAGTGGCACAGCGTGCCGAAGTCAGCAAAGGCGGATTATTATATCATTTCAATAACAAACAAGCTTTGATTCAAGGTTTAGTCGATCATGCGAATGAACTCTATCGAGAGAATGTCAGAAGTTATGTTGATGGAGACCAGCAAGGCAAATGGCTTCAAGCATTTATCGAAGCGACACGCAAACATCGTAAAGAAAACAAAGCTGTAACTTCAGCTATCTTAGCAGCACAAGGCAACGATCGTAATTTGCTTGCGCCGCTGCAAGCAACCTATCAAGAATGGCAAGACCATATACAAGCAGATGGTTTAGATCCGGTAGACGCAACAATTTATCGTTTAGCTGTCGATGGTCTATGGCTTTCTGATATTTTCGGTCTAACATCTATCGATGACGAGATGCGCGAAGCTGTTTTAGATCGTCTGAAAGCATTAAGTTCAAAATAA
- a CDS encoding sulfite exporter TauE/SafE family protein translates to MTLIHVVLMLLIGVFGGFISGLAGIGGAIIIYPAILLLPPLFGTPEYSAYIASGLTSSQVLFSTLSGSLSAIRKPEFHPSLVFYMGGGMITGSVIGAIFTNLLTTPVINGVYICIALLALVLMVIKVQPRAEANIHFNPYLLMIVGLCIGVVSGIVGAGGACIIIPVLLALFKLPMNTVVANSIVIAFISSIGAFLVKLVQGYVPLGNAMFLIIGSVCFAPIGLMVGRKLPNFVQKWIISLLIILAVIQLLF, encoded by the coding sequence ATGACTTTAATTCATGTAGTGTTAATGCTATTGATTGGTGTGTTCGGCGGATTTATATCAGGACTTGCAGGTATCGGCGGTGCGATCATTATCTATCCTGCTATATTATTGCTTCCGCCGTTGTTCGGTACACCGGAGTATAGTGCATATATCGCATCCGGTTTAACTTCAAGCCAAGTACTATTCAGTACATTGAGCGGTTCATTAAGTGCGATACGCAAACCTGAATTTCATCCTTCTCTTGTCTTTTATATGGGCGGCGGTATGATTACAGGCAGTGTAATCGGCGCAATCTTCACCAACCTTTTGACTACGCCTGTCATCAATGGTGTGTATATCTGTATTGCTTTGCTCGCTTTAGTCTTAATGGTTATTAAAGTCCAGCCTCGTGCAGAAGCCAATATTCATTTCAATCCTTATTTACTGATGATTGTCGGATTATGTATCGGTGTTGTATCAGGTATTGTCGGTGCCGGCGGTGCATGCATTATCATTCCTGTCTTACTGGCTTTATTTAAATTGCCTATGAATACGGTAGTCGCAAACAGTATAGTCATAGCCTTCATTTCTTCTATCGGTGCCTTTTTAGTCAAACTGGTTCAAGGATATGTACCTTTAGGCAATGCGATGTTCTTAATTATCGGCAGTGTCTGTTTCGCACCGATTGGTTTAATGGTCGGCCGCAAACTGCCGAATTTTGTACAGAAATGGATTATCAGTCTGCTCATTATCCTCGCAGTTATCCAATTACTCTTTTAG
- a CDS encoding DUF418 domain-containing protein — MKQITKRIDELDYLRGFALLGIILVNVYAIMHVIPDFSQADIAYQKFLDIFIENKFFAIFTFLFGIGFYIFMNRAAQKNKHPYIVYIRRIVLLGIFGYFHMQLQPGEALLIYAVFGVILIPFYRFNRYFNLVSGLLLLLACVVIGDKLIMALAYFILGLATAQFQLIHKFQTLRKQWALLTALFFAFAIGALITLEYYYVLPSFDLYKAAGGTQLQQYPELWNAFHHAIVATSPLLTGFYVLFLLTVLNTRKGRKLLSPLKYYGRMALTNYIGQTLFLYAAGHLFFSQGIHLIHTLILCLMIYCIQIVFSVVWLKYFTLGPLEYIWKLGTYLKPIRLIKK; from the coding sequence TTGAAACAAATAACAAAAAGAATTGATGAGTTAGACTACTTACGAGGCTTTGCGCTGTTAGGTATTATTTTAGTGAATGTATACGCAATTATGCATGTCATCCCAGATTTTTCACAAGCAGATATTGCCTATCAAAAGTTTCTAGATATTTTTATTGAGAATAAGTTTTTTGCGATATTTACGTTCCTATTTGGTATAGGCTTTTATATTTTCATGAATCGCGCAGCACAAAAGAATAAACATCCATATATAGTCTATATACGACGTATAGTATTACTGGGAATTTTCGGTTATTTTCATATGCAATTGCAGCCAGGAGAAGCATTACTGATCTATGCGGTATTCGGCGTTATATTAATCCCATTCTATCGTTTCAATCGCTATTTCAACTTAGTATCAGGATTGCTGCTGCTTTTAGCCTGTGTTGTAATCGGAGATAAATTAATAATGGCGCTCGCGTATTTCATATTAGGTTTAGCAACGGCACAATTTCAACTCATTCATAAGTTTCAAACCTTGCGCAAACAATGGGCGCTGTTGACTGCACTCTTTTTCGCATTTGCGATAGGGGCGCTGATCACATTGGAATATTATTACGTACTGCCTAGCTTTGATTTATATAAAGCAGCCGGCGGTACACAATTGCAACAGTATCCAGAATTATGGAATGCATTCCACCATGCGATTGTCGCGACTTCTCCTTTATTGACGGGATTCTATGTACTATTCCTCCTGACTGTACTGAACACCCGAAAAGGCAGAAAACTCTTAAGCCCGCTTAAGTATTATGGACGGATGGCATTAACGAATTATATTGGACAGACTTTATTCCTTTATGCAGCAGGGCATTTGTTCTTCAGCCAAGGTATTCACTTAATACACACATTGATTTTATGTCTCATGATTTATTGCATCCAAATTGTCTTCAGTGTGGTTTGGCTGAAGTACTTCACACTTGGACCTTTAGAATATATTTGGAAACTTGGTACTTACCTTAAGCCAATACGATTAATAAAGAAATAA
- a CDS encoding TetR/AcrR family transcriptional regulator — translation MDARSMKTKKTIKETLLELLKHQSIEQLSVTDICDSCQIGRRTFYDHFSNKFEVIEQLIEDYITDFQAATSDYGKHSFKANIEIGFQFIYEHHEKFVLLYKSSISRLFLKRIETSLIQMMQSYLNHAYLQQQCISTSTILTFLSNAVLGIMIEIAMKKDVDYLNKTDEIVQIVRPYFKISQ, via the coding sequence ATGGACGCGCGTTCAATGAAAACTAAGAAAACTATTAAAGAAACGTTATTAGAACTACTAAAACATCAATCTATCGAACAGCTATCAGTTACAGACATTTGTGATTCATGCCAAATAGGAAGACGTACATTCTATGACCACTTCAGCAACAAATTCGAAGTGATTGAACAGCTGATTGAAGACTATATCACTGACTTTCAAGCAGCAACTTCGGATTATGGAAAACACAGCTTCAAAGCAAATATAGAAATTGGGTTTCAGTTTATTTATGAGCATCATGAAAAATTTGTCTTGTTATATAAAAGCTCCATCTCTCGTTTATTTTTAAAGCGAATTGAAACTTCGCTCATTCAAATGATGCAAAGCTACCTCAATCATGCCTATCTTCAACAGCAATGTATCTCTACCTCGACGATTCTTACTTTCTTATCAAATGCAGTGTTAGGCATCATGATTGAAATAGCCATGAAAAAAGATGTGGATTATCTCAATAAAACTGATGAAATTGTTCAAATCGTCCGACCGTATTTTAAAATCAGCCAGTAA
- a CDS encoding zinc-binding dehydrogenase — MKAAVWYGEKDLRVEERKLKDLKPEDVKVKVAWAGICGSDLHAYLHPDAVPIDRERTLGHEFSGIIEEVGSEVKDLKPGDRVCIYPMLFNEPDNAMTERFITLDAVGAQMDGGFAEYAVMPKKAVFKIPDNLPLDLAAMVEPAAVSYQGVEDAGVKTGDDVVVYGVGPIGLFAIAAAKAKGAKRVIAVDINAARLKIAREMGADEIINSSEVDPVQLIHTMIPDGADVTIEAAGVESAFKQAAHSTKIRGVMMIVSFYTNTLDISIPESILFTGIQVMGSVGYTKETYDNVIDALASRQLAAEPMMTHRTTLEHITEDGIELLLNDPTQAKVLISISGIK; from the coding sequence ATGAAAGCAGCAGTTTGGTATGGGGAAAAGGACTTGCGCGTAGAAGAAAGAAAGCTTAAGGATTTAAAACCAGAAGATGTAAAGGTGAAGGTCGCATGGGCTGGAATATGTGGTTCTGATTTACACGCATATTTACATCCGGATGCAGTACCGATTGATCGCGAACGTACATTAGGGCATGAATTTTCAGGGATTATTGAAGAAGTCGGTTCAGAAGTTAAGGATTTAAAGCCTGGGGACCGAGTATGTATTTATCCGATGTTATTTAATGAACCTGATAATGCAATGACTGAACGTTTTATTACCTTAGATGCAGTCGGTGCACAAATGGATGGCGGTTTTGCGGAATATGCGGTTATGCCTAAAAAGGCAGTATTTAAAATTCCAGACAACTTGCCTTTAGATCTTGCAGCTATGGTAGAACCTGCGGCAGTGTCTTATCAAGGTGTTGAAGATGCAGGTGTAAAAACAGGGGACGATGTAGTTGTATATGGAGTAGGACCTATCGGTTTATTTGCAATTGCTGCCGCAAAAGCTAAGGGTGCAAAGCGTGTTATCGCAGTAGATATTAATGCAGCACGCTTAAAAATCGCTAGAGAAATGGGCGCCGATGAAATTATCAATTCAAGTGAAGTCGACCCAGTTCAACTTATTCATACAATGATACCTGACGGTGCGGATGTGACGATTGAAGCGGCAGGTGTAGAAAGTGCATTTAAACAAGCGGCACATTCAACTAAAATCCGCGGTGTTATGATGATTGTCAGTTTCTATACGAACACATTAGATATCAGTATCCCGGAGAGTATTTTATTTACAGGAATTCAAGTGATGGGATCAGTCGGCTATACAAAGGAAACGTATGATAATGTTATTGATGCACTCGCAAGCAGACAGTTAGCAGCAGAACCGATGATGACACATCGTACTACTTTAGAACACATTACAGAGGACGGAATTGAATTGCTTTTAAATGACCCGACACAAGCTAAAGTATTGATAAGTATAAGCGGTATAAAATAA
- a CDS encoding sulfite exporter TauE/SafE family protein: protein MAFFTLVIVMLLIGGFGGLLAGIAGRGGAIIIYPAVLILPPLFGMESYTPYLASGLASSQVFFSTMSGSWKAKNSSEFNAQLISFMGVSMLAGSTIGALSANLFNAAFVNSVYIFVALLALVLLIIKAKPKQEKPHLNRSLLIVFGLVIGLISGIVGAGGAFIIIPVLLVIFKLPMNTVVTNSIVIAFISSIGSFIIKFVQGYIPIESVIPMMIGSIIFAPIGLMIGKRLPNSAQKWIIGILIIFAIIQLIA from the coding sequence ATGGCGTTCTTTACTCTCGTTATTGTGATGCTGCTAATCGGAGGATTTGGAGGCCTGTTGGCTGGTATTGCAGGTAGAGGAGGCGCTATTATTATTTATCCTGCTGTATTAATACTACCACCCCTATTCGGGATGGAAAGTTATACGCCTTATCTCGCATCAGGTCTAGCGTCTAGTCAAGTCTTCTTTAGTACGATGAGCGGCTCATGGAAAGCAAAGAACAGTTCTGAATTCAATGCACAATTGATTAGTTTTATGGGTGTCAGTATGTTAGCAGGTAGTACCATCGGAGCTTTGTCAGCAAACTTATTCAATGCAGCTTTTGTAAATAGCGTCTATATTTTTGTAGCTTTGCTTGCTTTGGTCTTACTCATCATTAAAGCGAAGCCTAAACAAGAAAAGCCGCACTTAAATCGCAGTTTATTAATAGTGTTTGGATTAGTGATTGGATTGATTTCCGGCATTGTAGGTGCTGGAGGTGCGTTTATTATTATTCCGGTTTTACTGGTTATCTTTAAACTACCAATGAATACCGTAGTGACAAATAGTATTGTCATTGCATTTATCTCTTCAATTGGATCTTTCATTATCAAATTCGTTCAAGGTTATATTCCTATTGAGAGTGTGATACCTATGATGATAGGCAGTATTATCTTCGCACCGATTGGTTTAATGATTGGAAAGAGATTGCCGAATAGTGCTCAAAAGTGGATTATCGGTATTTTAATTATCTTTGCGATAATCCAACTCATAGCTTAA
- the cstB gene encoding persulfide dioxygenase-sulfurtransferase CstB, giving the protein MFFKQFYDNQLSQASYLIGCQRTGEAMVIDPIRDLSKYLEVASQEGFTITKAAETHIHADFASGIRDAASRLNAEIYVSEEGDETLGYRNMPKQTHFVKDQSIIQVGNIELKVLHTPGHTPESISFLLMDKGGSSEVPMGLFTGDFIFVGDIGRPDLLEKSVQVEGSTEKGAKQMYASIQSVSELPDYIQIWPSHGAGSPCGKSLGAVPTSTLGYERVNNWAFNVNDKEAFVKQLTSEQPDPPHHFGHMKYINQMGTDVYTPYDVYPSLDSDRLAFDVRSRSAYHGGHEYGTINIPFDKGFINQIGWYLDYDKDIDLIGDRDLVQQAAYQLQLIGYDRVAGYRLPKYDVMTPSVHSADMTGKEENVLDVRTNDEWDAVHLDQAKHIKHGKLLDADVPFDKDAPIYVHCQSGVRSSIAVGILENKGFTNVINVREGYQAIPDSLKNK; this is encoded by the coding sequence ATGTTTTTCAAACAATTTTACGATAATCAATTATCACAAGCATCATATTTAATCGGCTGTCAACGTACGGGAGAAGCGATGGTGATTGACCCGATTAGAGATTTATCAAAATATCTAGAAGTCGCAAGTCAAGAAGGATTCACTATCACAAAAGCAGCAGAAACACATATTCACGCAGACTTTGCGTCAGGCATTCGAGATGCCGCAAGTCGTTTAAATGCGGAAATTTATGTTTCTGAAGAAGGTGATGAAACATTAGGCTATCGCAACATGCCTAAACAGACGCATTTTGTAAAAGACCAATCAATCATCCAAGTCGGTAATATTGAATTGAAAGTATTGCATACGCCAGGGCATACCCCGGAGAGTATCAGCTTTTTGCTGATGGATAAAGGCGGCAGTTCAGAGGTGCCTATGGGGCTGTTTACAGGAGACTTTATTTTCGTTGGTGACATCGGTCGCCCGGATTTATTAGAAAAATCAGTACAAGTTGAGGGTTCTACTGAAAAAGGGGCTAAACAAATGTATGCGTCTATTCAATCAGTAAGTGAATTACCAGACTATATCCAAATCTGGCCAAGTCATGGTGCAGGCAGTCCTTGTGGTAAATCACTAGGTGCTGTCCCAACATCTACACTCGGTTATGAACGTGTAAACAACTGGGCATTCAATGTGAATGATAAAGAAGCATTTGTGAAACAACTCACTTCAGAACAACCTGATCCACCACATCATTTTGGTCATATGAAATATATCAACCAAATGGGAACAGACGTATATACACCATATGATGTGTATCCAAGTCTTGACTCAGACCGTCTCGCATTCGACGTACGTTCACGCTCAGCGTATCATGGTGGTCATGAATACGGCACAATCAATATTCCATTCGATAAAGGTTTCATTAACCAAATTGGTTGGTATCTTGACTACGACAAAGACATCGATTTAATCGGTGACCGCGACTTAGTACAACAAGCGGCTTACCAACTTCAATTAATCGGTTATGATCGTGTCGCAGGTTATCGATTACCGAAATATGATGTCATGACACCTTCTGTACACAGTGCAGACATGACAGGTAAAGAAGAAAATGTATTAGACGTACGTACAAATGATGAATGGGATGCAGTTCATCTTGACCAAGCGAAACACATCAAACACGGTAAATTACTAGATGCTGATGTTCCATTTGATAAAGATGCGCCAATCTATGTACATTGCCAATCAGGTGTACGTAGTTCAATTGCAGTCGGTATTTTAGAAAATAAAGGCTTCACAAATGTGATCAACGTAAGAGAAGGTTACCAAGCAATTCCTGATTCTCTTAAAAATAAGTAA
- a CDS encoding TetR/AcrR family transcriptional regulator: protein MSQKRNDLLAVAEQLFYEYGFNGVGLKQIIQEANVATMTLYNHFDSKEKLVEAVLKQREARYWEYLDEYTKTKQVQPLTCIVKAHCKWLKDYSYKGDMFLRAIEDYAESNQDIVSIARGHKQRLLDYLEHLTAEQGLEDQEALAIQYALLLEGTTSMTALVGVDKATDHALRIAEMYLREAAYK, encoded by the coding sequence ATGTCTCAAAAACGCAACGATTTATTAGCAGTCGCAGAACAATTGTTTTATGAATATGGATTCAACGGTGTCGGATTGAAACAGATTATTCAAGAAGCGAACGTTGCGACAATGACATTGTATAATCACTTTGATTCAAAAGAGAAGTTGGTAGAAGCGGTTTTAAAACAACGTGAAGCGCGCTATTGGGAATATTTAGATGAGTATACAAAAACTAAACAAGTACAACCTCTAACCTGTATTGTGAAAGCTCATTGTAAGTGGCTGAAAGATTATTCTTATAAAGGTGATATGTTCTTAAGAGCGATTGAAGATTACGCTGAAAGTAATCAAGACATTGTTTCTATTGCTAGAGGACATAAACAACGTTTATTAGATTATTTAGAGCACCTCACTGCAGAACAAGGATTAGAAGATCAAGAAGCATTAGCGATTCAATATGCATTACTATTAGAAGGCACAACTTCTATGACCGCATTAGTCGGTGTGGATAAAGCAACAGATCACGCATTACGTATTGCGGAGATGTATTTAAGGGAAGCAGCATACAAATAG
- a CDS encoding MFS transporter, with the protein MRFSKLIIPGILMIAVTYGLGRFSFGLFLPDISKDLSLTPTQAGLISSLFYLSYCFSIIFATFKTDKVGPKNMIMAAGLSVLIGLILIGISPNLMILALGVLFAGASTGFVSPPYGYVISLWIKLEEQSKANTWINSGTSIGLMLAGVTAMIAFLDWRTMYLSYAVLALIMLMWNFIIIPSLNQPLEIYTGSFNLLDVKNGSRIALASTLLGIATAPFWTFSKSFVQATDLYTNFQLSIFWILIGVFGIIGGVSGNIIEQKGIRFAYNLGVIAISAASILLALAQLLWITPFIASSLFGISYIFLTGVLMVWGIRVYVRNASIGIGIPFLLLAVGQVIGSILAGPLIVFLNYKATFVVFGLISLSALWIYPKFKLKDNPVPEAEYSKLQEDNKHVLKDFEEE; encoded by the coding sequence ATGAGGTTTTCTAAGCTGATTATACCTGGTATTTTAATGATAGCTGTGACATATGGACTGGGTCGGTTCAGCTTTGGTTTGTTTTTACCAGATATTTCAAAAGATTTAAGTCTGACACCGACACAGGCTGGTTTAATTTCATCACTGTTCTATTTATCTTATTGTTTTTCCATTATCTTTGCGACATTTAAAACTGATAAAGTCGGGCCGAAAAATATGATTATGGCCGCAGGTTTATCAGTATTAATCGGACTTATTTTAATTGGTATCTCACCTAATTTAATGATTCTTGCCTTAGGTGTGTTATTTGCGGGTGCTAGTACAGGATTCGTCTCACCGCCTTATGGTTATGTGATTTCATTATGGATTAAATTAGAGGAACAAAGTAAAGCGAACACTTGGATTAACTCAGGTACAAGTATTGGTTTGATGCTTGCTGGAGTCACTGCAATGATCGCATTTTTAGATTGGAGAACGATGTATCTCTCCTATGCAGTACTCGCGCTTATTATGTTGATGTGGAACTTTATAATTATTCCAAGTTTAAATCAACCTCTTGAAATTTATACAGGTTCATTTAATTTATTAGATGTTAAAAATGGCAGTCGTATTGCTTTAGCTTCTACCTTGCTAGGTATTGCGACTGCACCATTTTGGACATTCTCTAAATCTTTCGTTCAAGCCACAGATCTTTATACAAACTTTCAACTCTCTATTTTCTGGATTTTAATTGGGGTCTTCGGCATTATTGGAGGTGTTTCAGGCAACATCATTGAGCAAAAAGGCATACGTTTTGCTTATAATTTAGGTGTGATTGCGATTTCTGCCGCATCCATTTTACTCGCACTTGCGCAGTTGTTATGGATTACACCTTTTATTGCCTCTTCTTTATTTGGCATTAGCTATATTTTCTTAACAGGTGTACTAATGGTTTGGGGCATTCGTGTCTATGTTAGAAATGCGTCAATCGGTATCGGCATTCCTTTCTTACTCCTGGCAGTCGGACAAGTAATCGGTTCTATCCTAGCAGGACCACTAATAGTTTTCCTAAACTACAAAGCAACCTTTGTTGTATTTGGTTTAATCAGTTTAAGCGCGCTATGGATTTATCCTAAATTTAAACTCAAAGATAACCCAGTGCCAGAAGCAGAATACAGTAAATTGCAAGAAGATAATAAACATGTGTTGAAAGATTTTGAGGAAGAATAA